From the Montipora capricornis isolate CH-2021 chromosome 2, ASM3666992v2, whole genome shotgun sequence genome, one window contains:
- the LOC138029732 gene encoding 26S proteasome non-ATPase regulatory subunit 5-like — MAAQTCEDVVHRISSSSGQELMEALQDLSALVNSPSYNLREIAPLVPTYLLFGCLNTKNAEQILLCTRILTKLLSVEKADAIIKNYRDYVIEGLNHPVYMVRDFCFGELAKCSASINGLLALLDNVDLLVYITRSLDDDSTPAKEASKILINVAKHDSGLELVFQHQIQSELESLLQKNSIIRCRVYDLTIQIQALSDKAFEGCKKCGILEKLTKELDTDDPLMRLSCLELLKELANSGQNGLMFVEESGFVTKLHNLLLSEDGDSLMHFVLPGIVRFFGNLAQSRPVQVAEKYPAFFQKLVSFLKADDYILRMNATQTVGAIARSEMGLRVVFDDKNPNGEVMKILFFNIRSPEGDLNTLSLEALASIFFSADMPSDDLSEVTKRLFDAMAPRPLQVLMEVSKQPFQDVHCAVLQMLTSLAKYKWAQKDMTTCPGFLEYLLDRTTETAKTGREHKYDLIVALVRSPFSKEVFGKPFYLRLQEYEREGPFYVRAQGAVAFEGED, encoded by the exons ATGGCCGCCCAAACGTGCGAAGATGTTGTTCACCGGATTTCATCTTCATCTGGCCAAGAGCTGATGGAAGCTTTACAGGATCTAAGTGCTCTTGTTAATAGCCCTTCCTATAACCTCCGCGAAATAGCACCGCTCGTTCCCACGTATTTACTTTTCGGCTGTTTGAACACGAAAAATGCTGAACAAATCTTGCTCTGCACAAGGATCTTGACAAAGTTGCTGTCTGTGGAAAAAGCGGATGCGATCATAAAGAATTACCGAGATTATGTCATTGAAGGCTTGAATCATCCCGTGTATATGGTCCGCGACTTTTGTTTTGGCGAGCTGGCAAAATGCTCGGCTTCTATCAACGGCCTTCTAGCTCTTCTTGACAACGTGGATCTGTTAGTTTACATAACTCGTTCTTTGGATGACGATAGCACTCCTGCAAAAGAGGCAAGTAAAATACTCATTAACGTAGCAAAACATGATTCGGGGCTCGAGCTCGTTTTTCAACATCAGATTCAGAGCGAATTGGAGTCGTTGCTTCAGAAAAACAGCATCATTCGTTGCAGAGTTTATGACCTGACTATCCAAATTCAAGCTCTGTCTGATAAAGCATTCGAAGGCTGCAAAAAATGTGgaattttagaaaaactaaCCAAAGAGTTGGATACCGATGACCCACTGATGCGGCTGAGTTGCCTTGAGCTTTTGAAGGAGCTGGCCAACTCTGGGCAGAATGGACTGATGTTTGTTGAAGAGAGTGGTTTTGTAACAAAACTACACAACTTGTTGCTAAGTGAGGATGGAGATTCTTTGATGCATTTTGTGCTGCCAG GTATTGTAAGGTTCTTTGGTAACTTGGCCCAATCAAGACCAGTACAGGTGGCGGAAAAGTACCCAGCTTTCTTTCAGAAActagtttcattcctgaaagcAGATGATTATATTCTCAGAATGAATGCAACACAAACGGTTGGTGCCATAGCACGCTCCGAGATGGGTCTAAGAGTAGTGTTTGATGACAAAAACCCTAATGGTGAGGTAATGAAAATCCTCTTTTTCAACATCAGATCTCCCGAGGGCGATTTGAACACTCTTTCCCTGGAAGCCTTagcttccatttttttttctgctgacATGCCTTCAGATGATCTGTCAGAGGTTACCAAGCGTCTCTTTGATGCTATGGCTCCTCGACCACTTCAGGTCCTCATGGAAGTTTCTAAGCAGCCTTTTCAAGATGTTCATTGTGCAGTTTTGCAGATGCTCACAAGTCTTGCCAAGTACAAATGGGCACAAAAGGACATGACAACTTGCCCAG GCTTCCTTGAATATCTATTGGACAGGACAACAGAAACCGCCAAGACTGGTAGAGAACACAAGTATGATCTCATTGTGGCGCTTGTACGGTCTCCTTTCTCCAAAGAAGTGTTTGGAAAGCCATTTTACTTACGATTGCAAGAATATGAACGTGAAGGACCATTTTATGTCAGAGCACAAGGTGCTGTAGCATTTGAGGGAGAAGACTAA